Part of the Undibacter mobilis genome is shown below.
GGCCGATTTCATAGACCACGTTCTGGATGTCTTCCGCCGTCGACTCCGGCTTGAGATTAGCGAGTGTATCGCGCAGGTCGGACAAAGCCTTGCGCTCGACCTCACTCGGCTCGCGGAATTTCTTTTCCGGCAGCACGAAGTCGCGGAAGTAGTGGATGGCATAGCCGACCATCGCGTCGAGCTTGGGATGCGTCTGCGGCGTCACACCCGGGCGATAGCGGCCGATAAAGCCCCACAAGGTTTCCGCGTTCTCGGCATTCGATGACGACACCAAGGTGAGCAGCATCGAGAACGAGATCGGCATGTCCGCCGCCGGCGGCTTGCCGGAATGGATGTGCCAGACCGGATTGCCGAGCTTCTGCTTCCAGTCCTGCTGGCGCGGATAGCCTTCGAGAAACTGCTGATAGTCGTCGACCTGACGCGGGATCACGTCGAAATACAATCGCTTCGCCGACTTCGGCTCGCGGTACATGAACAGCGACAGCGATTCCGGCGACGCATAGCGCAGCCATTCATCGATGGTCAGGCCGTTGCCCTTCGACTTGGAAATCTTCTGCCCCTTGTCATCGAGGAACAGTTCGTAGTTGAAGCCCTCCGGCGGCTTGCCGTCGAGCGCCTTGCAGATTTCGCTCGACAGCTTGACCGAGTCGATCAGGTCCTTGCCGGCCATTTCGTAATCGATGCCGAGCGCGACCCAGCGCATCGCCCAGTCGGGCTTCCATTGCAGCTTGCAGGCGCCGCCGGTCACCGGGACCGTCATCGGCTCCTTGGTGTCGGGATGTTCATAAGTAATGGTGCCCGCCTTGGCATCGTGGCCCGTCACCGGCACCTGCAGCACGATGCCCGTGACCGGGTCGATCGGCAGGAACGGCGAATAGGTCGATGCGCGCTCCTCGCGCAGCGACGGCAGCATGATCGCCATCAGCTTGTCGAAGCGCGCCAGCATCTTCAGAAGCGCGGCGTCGAATCGGCCCGACTTGTAGCAATCGGTCGACGACATGAACTCGTAGTCGAAGCCGAAATGATCGAGGAAGGCGCGCAGCCGCGCATTGTTGTGCTCGCCGAACGAGGGATGCGTGCCGAACGGGTCGCGCACCTGCGTCAGCGGCTTGCCGAGGTCGAGCGCCAGCGCATCCTTGTTCGGCACATTGTCCGGCACTTTGCGCAGGCCGTCCATGTCGTCCGAAAATGCGATCAGCCGCGTCTTGACCTTGTCGGCTGTGAGCACGCGGAAGGCATGGCGCACCATGGTGGTGCGCGCCACCTCGCCGAAGGTGCCGATATGCGGCAGGCCGGAGGGGCCGTAGCCGGTCTCGAAGATGACCTCGTCCTTGGGCTTGGATTTGAGCCGCGCCACGATCTTTTTCGCCTCTTCGAACGGCCAGGCGTTCGACTGCTCGGCGAACTTCTTGAGCTCCTCGGGCGTAATTTGCGGCGCAATTTCGGCAGTGGTCATCGACATTCCGGCCTCCGGCGGGCAGACATAGGCAACAGGCGGAACGCCGTCAATTCAAGCCACGAAAAGCAGCCATCTTGAGCCCTTCCAGCGCACCAAAAAGCAAAAATGCCGCCGTTATCGGCGGCGGTCCCGCCGGGCTGATCGCGGCGGAAACCCTGGCCAGAGCGGGCATCGCCGTCACGGTCTACGACCAGATGCCGTCGCTCGGCCGCAAGCTTCTGATGGCGGGGCGCGGCGGGCTCAACCTGACCCACAGCGAGCCGCTGCCGGACTTTCTCAAGCGATACGGCGACGCCGACGAACTGCTGCTCGCTGCCGTTTCGGCATTTCCACCGGCGGCGCTCCGCGCCTGGGCCGATGAACTCGGCGCCGATACCTTCGTCGGCTCAAGCGGCCGCGTCTTCCCTAAAGCGCTGAAGACCTCGCCGCTGCTGCGAACCTGGCTGCTTCGCCTGCGCAATCTCGGCGTCACCGTGAAACTACGGCACCGCTGGGAAGGCTGGGATGACGACGGCCAGCTCCGTTTCAGCACCGGGGGCGAGGAGATTTCTGTGAACCCGGATGTCATCGTGCTGGCCACCGGCGGCGCCAGTTGGCCGAAGCTCGGCTCCGATGGGCGCTGGGTGGACATTCTGCGCGAGCAGAAGGTCGCGGTGGCGCCGCTGCAGCCGGCCAATTGCGGCTTCACGGCATCATGGTCCGATGTGCTTCGCGGCTTTGCCGGTCAGCCGCTCAAACGCATCGCCATCACCTTCGGCGAACGGAGCGCGCGCGGCGAAGCCATGATGACGCAATCGGGCATCGAAGGCGGCGCGATCTACGCGCTGTCCTCGCCAATCCGCGACGCCATCACCAAGGATGGCGCAGCAACCATCACCGTCGACTTGTTGCCCGACGTGACCGTGGCCAAACTCACCGAGCGCCTCTCCGCACCGCGCGGCAAACAATCGCTGTCGAATTTCCTGCGCAAGAACACGCATCTCGCCGCCGTCGCGGTATCGCTGCTGCATGAGGCGGCGCTGGCCAAAGGTGCGCAATTATCGGCCCTGCCCCCTGCCAAAATCGCGGCGCTGATCAAGGCCGTGCCGGTTAAGCTGACCGGCGTGCAGCCAATCGAGACGGCAATCTCAAGCGCCGGCGGCATTCGCTTCAGCGAGCTTGACGCGCATTTCATGCTGAAGAAAAGCCGCGGCGTGTTCGTCGCCGGCGAAATGCTGGACTGGGACGCGCCGACCGGCGGCTATCTGCTGCAAGCGAGTTTCGCCACAGGCG
Proteins encoded:
- a CDS encoding NAD(P)/FAD-dependent oxidoreductase encodes the protein MSPSSAPKSKNAAVIGGGPAGLIAAETLARAGIAVTVYDQMPSLGRKLLMAGRGGLNLTHSEPLPDFLKRYGDADELLLAAVSAFPPAALRAWADELGADTFVGSSGRVFPKALKTSPLLRTWLLRLRNLGVTVKLRHRWEGWDDDGQLRFSTGGEEISVNPDVIVLATGGASWPKLGSDGRWVDILREQKVAVAPLQPANCGFTASWSDVLRGFAGQPLKRIAITFGERSARGEAMMTQSGIEGGAIYALSSPIRDAITKDGAATITVDLLPDVTVAKLTERLSAPRGKQSLSNFLRKNTHLAAVAVSLLHEAALAKGAQLSALPPAKIAALIKAVPVKLTGVQPIETAISSAGGIRFSELDAHFMLKKSRGVFVAGEMLDWDAPTGGYLLQASFATGVAAATGAIAFLRKG
- a CDS encoding lysine--tRNA ligase; protein product: MTTAEIAPQITPEELKKFAEQSNAWPFEEAKKIVARLKSKPKDEVIFETGYGPSGLPHIGTFGEVARTTMVRHAFRVLTADKVKTRLIAFSDDMDGLRKVPDNVPNKDALALDLGKPLTQVRDPFGTHPSFGEHNNARLRAFLDHFGFDYEFMSSTDCYKSGRFDAALLKMLARFDKLMAIMLPSLREERASTYSPFLPIDPVTGIVLQVPVTGHDAKAGTITYEHPDTKEPMTVPVTGGACKLQWKPDWAMRWVALGIDYEMAGKDLIDSVKLSSEICKALDGKPPEGFNYELFLDDKGQKISKSKGNGLTIDEWLRYASPESLSLFMYREPKSAKRLYFDVIPRQVDDYQQFLEGYPRQQDWKQKLGNPVWHIHSGKPPAADMPISFSMLLTLVSSSNAENAETLWGFIGRYRPGVTPQTHPKLDAMVGYAIHYFRDFVLPEKKFREPSEVERKALSDLRDTLANLKPESTAEDIQNVVYEIGRREPFLDHAKKAKDGRPGVSLDWFNMLYQVLLGQEKGPRFGSFVAVYGIKNTVDMIDGALARSA